GGCCATTGTGATCCCAACACCAACGACTGCACTTTCCTAAGCAACGACATCATCTCGTGCCAGAGGGATTACAATGTCAAGGTGATGCTCTCCCTGGGCGGCGCCATCGGCAACTACCGCCTGGTGTCCGAGGAGGAAGCCTGGGAGGTCGCCCACTACATCTGGAACAATTTCTTGGGTGGCTCTTCCTCCATGAAAGGCAGTTCAGACCACCATGTGGAACAATTTTCACACACGCAGTTCGTACCACCATGAAAGgcctcactagcatagacaagctGGAGGACAGACGATCCGAGCACACATAGTTCTTAACCTCGGAACTGTAGCCGTAGAGAACGTTGTGGTATCTATTCCACAGCATAATTCCTCCATACTTTTCTGACCTCTTCACGACGGGAAGAACTTGAGTAATGAGCTCGGCGGGTCTAACGAAGCCACCTCCAGCTGCCTGATGAGAAGCAGGGACTCCGAGGAACACCTTGCTTACGTTCATGGAAGTCCATCGGTTCCATATCTGTTCAAAGGTGGCAACGTTGCCGGAGTACCGGCAGTAGTTGTAGAATTGCACCCACAGGTAGTCGAAGAGGCCGGTGTCGATCACAGGTTGAAGGAAATAGTCGGGCATGGGGCACTGTGGAGTCGCGCTCAGGTAAACTTTCCGCTCCGGCGTGCTGTAGGCCTTCAAGCAGCGAGGAAGGTCGTCCCAGTGGTCTCTGCTCCCTCCCTCGATGTCGAAATCTACTTCATCCAACACAGCGTTCCCAAGGGGCCGGTTGGAGGAAGATCCGCCCAAGAAATTGTTCCAGATGTAGTGGGCGACCTCCCTGGCTTCCTCCTTGGACACCAGGCGGTACTTGCCGATGGCGCCGCCCAGGGAGAGCATCACCTTGACGTTGTAATCCCTCTGGCACAAGATGATGTCGTTGCTTAGGAAAGTGCTGTCGTTGGTGTTGGGATCACAATGGCCGGCGAGGTCTTGGTTGCCGCCGAACTGGTTGACGAAGGCTACGAGGACGTACTTGTAATTGTCGGTGGGACAGGCTTCTCGTAAGCCTCCCTCCGGCGCCGCCCAGGGAGAGCATCACCTTGACGTCGTAATGATCCACATTTACACGTACGTCCAATCGACACCTACAATTTTACCTCGTGCCACCGACCTTTCTAGCGGACCCAAACCGACAGATTGATTTGGTTAGTTACGGTGGGCCATCGTCCTTGTTGCAGGGGAGAAAGGCCAAACTCAAGCTGGTTTCAACCCAATGAGCCGTACCCGACTCCTTATTGGACGCCTTCGTTTCGATGCCCCATCATGCGACGAGGGGTTCGTGACAAGGGGTAATGGAAAACCATTGGTCTTACTCGGTTCTGGTCTCCTCCTCCCTACCGTTCTCCATCTCCTTCCGCCTCTGTTCTCCTTTCCTCGTTCGGCTGTCAtcgctctctctctcactctctctctctctctccagcggAAGCAGTTGCAAGAGAGGTAACATATCCCCCCCCTTAATCAATGTCTTGTCTCTTTACGATCCTCTCGATGTCCTCCAAGGTCGATTTTGTACCAGATTTTAGAAACGATCTTGAACTTTTGGAGCCCTAATTCGTTCCTTGGTGTACCGAGTACCAGTGATCGAGCCATTCCATCCGTTCAATTTGCATTTTGATAGATCTTGTAATGATCTTCTCGTCATTGTTGATGTTTCGTCGAATTGTATGGGTTATTTTGGTATCAGTCATGTCGGAATATGAGAGAATGGATGGCGATTCTGTACCTATAGCAGCACACTAGTTTGGCGTTGGAAGATGAAATTTAGTTTCACAGACAGCTAGGGAAGATTTTTAATGTGCTGAGCAGAACGGAagaagacacacacacacacacacacacacacacacacacacacacatatatatatatatatatatatatatatatatatatatattctccatCAGTTTTGGGTATGTTCTACATACGCAGGCATATCTTTTTGTTTTTGCTCTAGGAGGTTTACCGTTCCAAGATCGGTTCCATTCTTTATCTTTCTTGTCCTTCATTCGGCACATTTTTTATGTATTCCATGGAAGTAGCAAATTCTTGTGCCACCCTTATGATGATGATAAACCTAGTCGCTTAATTATGTTCTTTCTTTCCGGGAGGTGCTTTATTGGAGTACCATAATAAGATACAATGAGCTGCCTCATCTAGTCGATTAACTAATGGTCTCTGCTTAAGCATCTTCCTTTTACACAAGAGGGTTCTCCTTTCTTAACAGTTCTTCTTTCTCTTGCCGAATGCAGCTTGATCATTGTTACTTGAGAAGTTGTTTACTAATTCTTGTTTGACTATGCTGACACTAGTGTCCGGATCATTGACATGGCGTTCAGTATGTGATATCTAGTTACTTGATGGCTCGGAAGCAGCACATTGCGATTTTTACAACTGCAAGCCTCCCATGGATGACCGGGACTGCTGTCAACCCTTTATTTCGTGCTGCTTACCTGGCAAAGAATCATGAACGAGAGGTGACGCTGGTAATTCCTTGGCTATCTTTGAAGGATCAAACATTAGTATATCCAAATAAAATAACGTTTTGCTCGCTAGAGGAGCATGAAGCCTATGTTTATTGGTGGCTAAAGGAGAAGGCTGATATTTTATCAGAATTTAGGATCGCCTTTTATCCTGGAAAGGTAAGACACATTGAAGCAATCATAAGTTTTTACGTTCTTAAGTATATTACTGGTGAGCTGTATTATTTGTCATCCAGCGGTATGATATAAAAAGCCCAATATATTGTGCTGGCCTTAATTTTGGTAAACTTCTGGTTTCTGATGTAAGCTGTTGAATTCTAATAAGTGTGGCTTGAGCTAGGTTTTAGTCACACTGTACAGATGGGAACTGATCACTTTTTTTGTCATTTGAAGAACTTCCATATGACTTTTGGCTAAAATTGCAGTTCTCCAAAGACAAAAGGAGCATTCTACCTGTTGGGGACATCACTGAGATGATTCCTGATGAAGTGGCAGAAATTGCTATACTTGAGGAGCCAGAACATcttaattggtaccatcatggtcGCAGGTGGAAAACTAAGTTCCAGAGAGTGATAGGTGTTGTTCATACTAATTATTTGGAATATGTGAAGAGGGAGAAAAATGGGCAGATACAAGCCTTTCTCTTGAAATATGTTAACAGTTGGGTTATTCAGATCTACTGCCATAAGGTGAGTGTGTTGCAAGAATCACGCATATCCATGAAAGTTTTCAATGTTGCATGAAAATCTTCCTCTGACATGCTGAAAACTGAAGTTTGTGCGGTAAAAATACTGTGATGTAAACCAATAGACCCAGAGGCTGAGAAGATAATTAACAATAAATTTTGGTTAATCACATTCAACCATACAAATTTCTTAATTTAGATGAAAAACTCATCAAATGTGATGTCAGACCTTCCATTTTCAATATGATTTTTTCTGAACATATTGATtatttcttgcatacaagtaagcAAGAAACTTTATTGATGCAA
This genomic stretch from Musa acuminata AAA Group cultivar baxijiao chromosome BXJ3-9, Cavendish_Baxijiao_AAA, whole genome shotgun sequence harbors:
- the LOC135649980 gene encoding hevamine-A-like, with protein sequence MLSLGGAIGKYRLVSKEEAREVAHYIWNNFLGGSSSNRPLGNAVLDEVDFDIEGGSRDHWDDLPRCLKAYSTPERKVYLSATPQCPMPDYFLQPVIDTGLFDYLWVQFYNYCRYSGNVATFEQIWNRWTSMNVSKVFLGVPASHQAAGGGFVRPAELITQFRG